From the Candidatus Methanoplasma cognatum genome, one window contains:
- a CDS encoding asparagine synthase-related protein, with protein MSFKYAELEKTIINAVRDSVEGKDVAVAFSGGLDSGLMSAIAKKYANSVHLYTCGTNKAHDVIMAKDLSEKLELPWTQAEISKRNVEPLIKEMISATGTTDPFTISYELQLFCVCREAKENIVVTGQGADEYFMGCAKFVDQTDNDYEMHRDAAVERLLKVSIPCELSIAKHFGKELLYPYMSEDVISGVRGLGQDELRPKDMDSRKSILRDIAEDLGYPYIAARKKKSSQYGSGTTDIVRVLAREKGLYYNEYIASLCEEVLFPEQKKGRGSVINARVDSIVKVEAERILQQLNLSPSEAVEMLYRKIIEDGGIQSIERPPKEDR; from the coding sequence ATGTCCTTCAAATATGCAGAATTGGAAAAAACGATAATCAACGCCGTAAGGGATTCTGTTGAAGGAAAGGATGTCGCCGTTGCCTTCTCGGGCGGATTGGACTCCGGATTGATGTCGGCAATTGCTAAAAAGTATGCCAATTCCGTTCATCTGTACACCTGCGGAACGAACAAGGCGCATGATGTGATCATGGCAAAGGATCTTTCCGAAAAGCTGGAACTGCCGTGGACGCAGGCCGAGATATCAAAAAGGAATGTCGAACCGCTGATAAAGGAAATGATCTCCGCCACAGGCACAACGGACCCGTTCACGATCTCTTATGAGCTGCAGCTGTTCTGTGTGTGCAGGGAAGCGAAAGAGAACATCGTGGTAACAGGCCAAGGTGCGGATGAGTATTTCATGGGCTGTGCAAAATTCGTTGATCAGACAGACAATGACTATGAGATGCACAGGGATGCGGCTGTGGAGAGACTTCTCAAGGTATCGATCCCGTGCGAGTTATCTATCGCCAAACACTTCGGAAAAGAGCTCCTCTACCCGTATATGTCGGAAGATGTCATCTCCGGCGTCAGGGGGCTCGGTCAGGATGAGCTGAGACCAAAGGATATGGACTCCAGGAAATCCATCCTGAGGGATATCGCAGAGGACCTGGGATATCCGTATATTGCCGCAAGGAAGAAGAAGTCCTCACAATACGGTTCCGGGACAACCGATATCGTCCGTGTGCTGGCAAGGGAGAAGGGATTGTACTACAATGAGTATATCGCGTCTCTGTGCGAAGAGGTACTCTTCCCCGAGCAGAAAAAGGGCAGAGGTTCAGTCATAAACGCACGCGTCGATTCTATCGTCAAGGTGGAGGCGGAGAGAATATTGCAGCAGCTGAATCTGTCTCCTTCCGAGGCCGTAGAGATGCTCTACCGAAAGATAATTGAGGATGGCGGCATACAGTCGATAGAAAGACCGCCGAAGGAAGACCGTTGA